From a region of the Lactuca sativa cultivar Salinas chromosome 4, Lsat_Salinas_v11, whole genome shotgun sequence genome:
- the LOC111896008 gene encoding uncharacterized protein LOC111896008: MEYFDDIYAALTETVAAAATVADPIAAMRWLLDVEGCFFTYSCPTDQKVRCALNWLRSRAKDWWRLMRGSYTDDQRAAVTWEQFRDMFRDRYIPRVEHDRLSQEFLELRQGTETVTEVTCMFTERAMFCPEFALEHAQMTRYLSMLKTDIRQFVATQRCDTLLELQKAARWRELNHEMQLREQRQARNSRSRRQSGPRPLIPGLGDSQAALLGSAERLI; the protein is encoded by the exons ATGGAGTACTTTGACGATATATATGCAGCCCTTACTGAGACAGTTGCCGCTGCAGCCACCGTGGCT GATCCCATTGCAGCCATGAGGTGGTTGTTGGATGTGGAGGGGTGCTTCTTTACATattcatgtcctactgaccagaaggtcagatgtgccctgaactGGCTGAGGTctagggcaaaggactggtggagattgatgagGGGGTCGTATACGGATGACcagagagctgctgttacttgggagcagttcagggacaTGTTCCGTGATCGCTACATTCCGAGGGTCGAGCATGATCGGTTATCTCAAGAGTTTTTGGAGCTGAGACAGGGTACTGAGACGGTGACAGAGGTCACTtgtatgtttactgagagggcaatgttttgcccggagtttgcctTAGAGCATGCTCAGATGACACgctatctgagcatgctcaagactgacatccgtCAGTTTGTTGCCACTCAGAGATGCGATACTCTACTGGAGTTACAGAAGGCTGCCAGGTGGCGTGAGTTAAACCATGAGAtgcagttgagggagcagcgGCAGGCCCGgaacagtcgcagccggcgccaaagCGGTCCAAGACCGCTGATACCAGGACTGGGGGACAGCCAGGCTGCACTTTTGGGAAGTGCGGAAAGGCTCATTTAG